Proteins encoded within one genomic window of Oryza glaberrima chromosome 12, OglaRS2, whole genome shotgun sequence:
- the LOC127756944 gene encoding uncharacterized protein LOC127756944: protein MAEPRNAGDDLGGRMKLIASMVDSKLFFHKDAIAEYMDIKKLVGDLAEEKEMMEQERHGSKEELDAANRELLRAKQRIAEAMEELAAAKQQLGAKCRELEQKSDELEDLRRKKKIQESETDAGVHQQQQHHEKSSPEPGPELVQSKGVQTRSMRKGEKQFQADLGNRSLKHDPNA, encoded by the exons ATGGCGGAGCCAAGAAACGCAGGCGACGATTTGGGCGGCCGCATGAAGCTGATCGCGTCCATGGTCGACTCCAAGCTCTTCTTCCACAAGGACGCCATCGCCGAGTACATGGACATCAAGAAGCTGGTCGGCGACCTCGccgaggagaaggagatgatgGAGCAGGAGCGCCATGGGAGCAAGGAGGAGCTCGACGCGGCGAACCGGGAGCTCCTGCGCGCCAAGCAGCGGATCGCGGAGGCCATGgaggagctcgcggcggcgaagcagcAGCTCGGTGCCAAGTGCAGGGAGCTGGAGCAGAAGAGCGACGAGCTGGAGGAtctgaggaggaagaagaagatccaGGAGAGTGAAACCGATGCTGGAgttcatcagcagcagcagcatcatgaGAAAAGCTCTCCTGAACCTGGACCTGAACTTGTCCAGTCCAAAGGG GTGCAGACAAGATCAATGCGTAAAGGGGAGAAACAGTTCCAGGCAGACCTGGGTAATCGTTCTCTCAAGCATGATCCGAATGCGTGA